TAAAGGGGGTTAACGACTACGTCATTACACGCGACAAGATCCCTATCTATTCCGTAGATGCTCACTTTATGTACGACAGCCAGACCGGATATATCAGCCTTTCAAGGTTCTCTGAAACCTCTACCCAGGAAATGCTCCAGGCCCTGGATGAGCTGACAAAAAAGGGGATGAAACGCCTTATTTTCGACCTCAGAAACGATCCCGGCGGATACCTTAACCAGGCATTCCAGATTGCTGACCTCTTTATTGACGGCAATAAGATGATCGTTTATACAAAAGGCAGAAGATCGGAATTTAACGAGGAGTACCATGCCTCAAAGGCTTACCCTTACGAAAAACTCCCGCTCATCGTACTGGTTAATTCAGGAAGCGCCTCGGCATCGGAAATTGTCTCGGGCTCAATTCAGGACTGGGACCGCGGACTTATTGTAGGCGAAACTACCTTCGGCAAGGGACTCGTACAAAGACAGTTCATGCTTCCGGATAACTCTGCCGTAAGACTTACAATTTCGCGCTATTATACCCCTTCAGGACGCCTTATCCAAAGGAGCTATAAGGATAAGAAGGATTATTTCCTGAACGCTCACTCAAAAACAATTAACGACGGCCTTAATATTGAACATAAAGCCGAGAAGGATTCCTCAAAACCTGTATTTAAGACAAATGCCGGAAGGATAGTCTATGGCGGAGGCGGCATTACACCCGACTATGTGGTAGCCTCGGAAAAACTGCAGCCTTATTCAGTTGCGCTCAGGCGCGCCAACCTGTTCTACCTTTACGAGCTGAAATATATGGACCAGCACGGCTCACAGATAATGAAGAAATACGCAAAGGATTTTGCAGGTTTTAAGAAAAATTTCCATTTTTCAGACAGGGATCTGAACGATTTTGTTAATTTTGCCTCTTCTAAGAAGGTGCCTTTTGTTAAGAGCGATTTTGAAAAGGATAAGGATTATATAAGAATACAGCTGAAGGCTTATATTGCCAGGGGTATATGGAAAAACGACGGATGGTATCAGACGCTTCTTGAGGCCGATAACCAGTTCAGAAAGGCTATTCAGGAATTTACCGAAGCTGAAAAACTATCAAAACTATAAAATGAAATTCTTAAAAAATACTTCGCTTTTCATTGTGTTTTTCTATTTCTGCGGCTTCAGCAATGATAACTCTCTCTGGAATTCCAATAACCCGGGCCAGATTATTCCAAAAGAGATGCACCCGGGTGAAGATATTACTTATGTCGTCAGCTACGGATTCCTTAAGTTCGGCGAGGTCAGGCTCCTCATACTTGACCAGAAGGAAAAAAACGGCGTCACTTACTTTAGAACTAAAGCCTATATAGATTCCTATAACGGAATCCCTTTTGTAAACCTGCACCAGATTTATGAAAGTAACTTCGACCGTAATCTCTATTCCGATTTCTTCAGGGCCACGGAAAAGGAAAAAGACTATATTAAATTCACGGAGTATTTTTTCGATTATAATTCCAGGACGGTTCACGTCAAAAAAGGGAAGTATAAACCCTTTGAAATATGGGCGGATTCCACTACTCATGTTAACAATTTTTATCAGGACGGCCTTTCCTTGTTCTATTATGCCAGAATGAATACAGGACAGAAGAAAAGCGTTAACGTGCCTTGTTTTGTTACAGAGGACTTCGTCTATACCAAAATCAACTTCTACGACCAGGTCGAGACTACTTCAGTTGATGCGGTAGATTACGATATTGCCAGCGTAAGATTGGATGGACATACAGATTTTGTTTCAATTTTCGGTCTGACGGGAAATTTCGAAGGCTGGTTTACTAATGATAAATATGCCGTGCCCACAATTGCAAAGATGAAGGTAATAATTGGAAACGTAACTCTTGAACTTAAAAGCTACAAAATAGCCGGCTGGAACCCGCCCAAAGGCTGAATTTGCGCTTAATGTTCTCTGGTTTCATTTTTATTTGCTTCAAAACGGACCTTATTATGGATAATTACTTATATAACTATAAAGATTTCACCCCAGAGGTTCACCCGGAGGCCATCATATTCCCCGGCGTGAAAATTATAGGCAGGGTCGAAATCGGGCAGGATTCCAGCATCTGGTACAATTCTGTCATCAGGGGCGACGTCAATTTTATTAAAATCGGATCCAAAACGAACATACAGGACTTGTCCGTTCTGCACGTAACGTCTGATAACCCGCTTATTATAGGTAACGGCGTTACAATTGGCCACGCCGTTAAACTTCACGGCTGCACGGTTGAGGACTTTTGCCTCATCGGAATTGGCTCTGTTGTCCTCGATGGCGCCGTGGTAAGCAGAAACTCTATCGTTGCTGCAGGTGCCGTCGTTAAACCGGGCTATGTTGTTCCTTCAGGCAAACTTGTCGCCGGAGTGCCGGCTAAAGTGGTCCGCGACCTTACTCCCTCTGAAATTGAGGACATAGCCCATTCAGCTGAGAGGTACACGGAATACGCAAGAAGCAGCAGGCAGGAAAAAGAGTAATTTTTTTGCCGGTTTTTTGATGAAAATGTTGAAATTTTGCTTAAATTACTTTCTTTTTATCCGTAATTATTTACTTTTGCATGGAACAAATCGGGGCCTTAATCCTGTTATAAACTGGATGGGCAAATTCCCGGTTTCAAGGCTCTAATGGCCTTGATAATTATGCAATTTGTATTTGCTTAACAAATTAAAATAAGATATATTGATTAAAAATCTTACTGTAGTTAGTGAAGGGAAAATTAAGGTTAACAAGAGGCTTTTACACCGCCTTGTTGGACTTTTAACAGAAGAAATGGAGCTTTCCATTGTCTCCCTTCCAATTAATTTTTTAACCCCTGAGACTATCTGGAACATTAATAAACAGTATCTCGGGCATGATTATTCGACCGATATCATTACATTTAACTATTCGGGGGATAACAAAGACTTAGACGGAGAAATACTTATTTCTGTTGCCGATGCGGCAGATAACGCTAAAAGATATGAATGTTCACTGGATAATGAGTTGTTGAGACTGGTCATTCATGGTGTTTTGCACCTGATGGGTTACGATGACATTGAGATTGCTGACAGAAAAAAAATGAAGAAGCTCGAAAACTTCTTAACTAACAAATTTGAATATCTCGTTCATAACGACAGACTTATTTATGACAGCCAAAATAGTTGAAGTAATAGCTCAAATTCTTGATGCGCTCAGCAAAAACTCTTCTTTGGAAGAAGTGAACAGAAAATTAAGCCATAATAAGAATTTTGATAAACAAACTGTAAGCACGGCTTTCAGCTGGATATACGACAAAAAGCTTACGAATAATTATTTTAATAATTCAATTAAAAATAAAGAAATTAAAAGTTTTAGATTCCTGACCGAAGAGGAAAAAGAAATTCTGGGAGTTGAAAATTACGACTATATTACTCATTTGATAAATGTCGGTTTACTAAAACTCACTGATCTGGATAATATCCTGGAGCAGGTTACTTTATTTCCGGGTGATAAAATTTCTAAGGAAGAAATCAATTGGCTGATCCTGTTTTCTTTAGTTGATTTAAATGAAAGTATCCCCCCTGGAAGCAGAGTCCTTTTATATTCTTCGGATACAATTAACTAAAGGAAATTTTGTAAATGGAAAAAAATCTCGTTCTGGTGGAATCGCCTGCAAAGGCTAAAACCATCAATAAGTACCTTGGCAAGAATTATCTCGTTGAAGCTACTGTAGGACATATAAAGAATCTTCCTAAGACAAAACTCGGCGTTGACATTGAGGACAACTTTAAGCCCCAGTTCGTCAACATCCGGGGCAAAGGAGATGTAATTAAAAAAATTAAAAGCCTTGCCTCTAAAAGCAAATCTGTGTATATCGCAACTGACCCTGACCGCGAAGGGGAAGCTATTGCCCAGGATATAGCAGACGTAATTGAAAACGTGACCGACGGCAAGATCTTTAGAGTCCTTTTTAATGAAATCACAAAAAACGCCGTTAATAAGGCCATTAACTCCCCCCTTGAAATAGACACCAACCTGGTTTCTTCTCAAAGGGCCAGAAGGGTAATGGACAGAATTATTGGCT
The nucleotide sequence above comes from Ignavibacteria bacterium. Encoded proteins:
- the ybeY gene encoding rRNA maturation RNase YbeY; its protein translation is MIKNLTVVSEGKIKVNKRLLHRLVGLLTEEMELSIVSLPINFLTPETIWNINKQYLGHDYSTDIITFNYSGDNKDLDGEILISVADAADNAKRYECSLDNELLRLVIHGVLHLMGYDDIEIADRKKMKKLENFLTNKFEYLVHNDRLIYDSQNS
- a CDS encoding DUF494 domain-containing protein; this translates as MTAKIVEVIAQILDALSKNSSLEEVNRKLSHNKNFDKQTVSTAFSWIYDKKLTNNYFNNSIKNKEIKSFRFLTEEEKEILGVENYDYITHLINVGLLKLTDLDNILEQVTLFPGDKISKEEINWLILFSLVDLNESIPPGSRVLLYSSDTIN
- a CDS encoding S41 family peptidase → MDFNRFKTPFVAVIVLTIGIILGIEIQKVVSSDNLREGLRKFNEVLQFTDKYYVEEVDSQKLIENAISGMLDSLDPHSVYIPAKQMENVEEQFRGNFEGIGIEFQVVNDTLTVVSPITGGPSEALGIMAGDRIVKIDNQNCVGITTEQVREKLRGTAGSKVTVSISRPGVKGVNDYVITRDKIPIYSVDAHFMYDSQTGYISLSRFSETSTQEMLQALDELTKKGMKRLIFDLRNDPGGYLNQAFQIADLFIDGNKMIVYTKGRRSEFNEEYHASKAYPYEKLPLIVLVNSGSASASEIVSGSIQDWDRGLIVGETTFGKGLVQRQFMLPDNSAVRLTISRYYTPSGRLIQRSYKDKKDYFLNAHSKTINDGLNIEHKAEKDSSKPVFKTNAGRIVYGGGGITPDYVVASEKLQPYSVALRRANLFYLYELKYMDQHGSQIMKKYAKDFAGFKKNFHFSDRDLNDFVNFASSKKVPFVKSDFEKDKDYIRIQLKAYIARGIWKNDGWYQTLLEADNQFRKAIQEFTEAEKLSKL
- a CDS encoding gamma carbonic anhydrase family protein, translating into MDNYLYNYKDFTPEVHPEAIIFPGVKIIGRVEIGQDSSIWYNSVIRGDVNFIKIGSKTNIQDLSVLHVTSDNPLIIGNGVTIGHAVKLHGCTVEDFCLIGIGSVVLDGAVVSRNSIVAAGAVVKPGYVVPSGKLVAGVPAKVVRDLTPSEIEDIAHSAERYTEYARSSRQEKE
- a CDS encoding DUF3108 domain-containing protein produces the protein MKFLKNTSLFIVFFYFCGFSNDNSLWNSNNPGQIIPKEMHPGEDITYVVSYGFLKFGEVRLLILDQKEKNGVTYFRTKAYIDSYNGIPFVNLHQIYESNFDRNLYSDFFRATEKEKDYIKFTEYFFDYNSRTVHVKKGKYKPFEIWADSTTHVNNFYQDGLSLFYYARMNTGQKKSVNVPCFVTEDFVYTKINFYDQVETTSVDAVDYDIASVRLDGHTDFVSIFGLTGNFEGWFTNDKYAVPTIAKMKVIIGNVTLELKSYKIAGWNPPKG